A stretch of the Malus sylvestris chromosome 10, drMalSylv7.2, whole genome shotgun sequence genome encodes the following:
- the LOC126586452 gene encoding uncharacterized protein LOC126586452 — protein MADHEEEDLRMALRMSMQNSPPEPKRSKPRDGPAGAPAEEPSEVKTRRLQRELMAAAAEKRMLDTSKCPPSASASPSKVLSGSAGSGSGLAPNVATKDKELSLEEVNLGKGLSEEDAKQLFSMVFGPEVTKGILVQWSNQGIRFSSDPETSMGLVQHEGGPCGVLAAIQAFVLKYLLFYPAELVKVAPNMHQNTGSRTPSNSQCVASNNFASLTEDAKASVLIRSMGEILFLCGSNKRAVIATLSVIGDETERADDNLNDEVITKSLESLSIESAADLHKVLRVSTYTTQESAFMGLQAVLPVFQSRMGALLFLISALLSRGLDLVQSDRDDPGLPLVTAPFGHASQEIVNLLLCGQAVPNVFDGKMDLGGGMSLKGISKTVEVGFLTLLESLNYCKVGQYLKSPKWPIWVVGSESHYTVLFSLDTTVQDENELEGRESQIRRAFDAQDQSGGGGFISVEGFHQVLRETNVKLPTEKVDLLCNTGFIVWSELWQVILDLDKSLGGLKDSTGLMGKKVFDLYHFNGIAKSDLNGSQTTSGGEIPVQRPRLTKLRVSVPPRWTPEEYMTDVVVSSASSGNESGGKVTEIAKPEPAQHAPLVDCIRTRWPRAVCNWVGDPPSIV, from the exons ATGGCGGATCACGAGGAGGAGGACCTCCGAATGGCACTGCGGATGAGTATGCAGAATTCACCTCCGGAGCCCAAGCGTAGCAAGCCCAGGGACGGACCCGCCGGAGCTCCGGCTGAGGAGCCGTCGGAAGTGAAGACCCGGAGACTTCAGCGGGAGCTCATGGCTGCTGCTGCTGAGAAGAGAATGCTGGACACCAGTAAGTGTCCGCCTTCGGCTTCGGCTTCACCTAGCAAGGTGTTGTCGGGGTCTGCGGGTTCCGGTTCGGGTTTGGCGCCAAACGTGGCGACGAAAGATAAGGAATTGAGCTTGGAGGAAGTGAATTTGGGAAAGGGGTTGAGCGAAGAGGATGCAAAGCAGTTGTTTTCGATGGTTTTCGGACCCGAGGTTACGAAGGGCATTCTTGTGCAGTGGAGTAATCAGGGAATAAG GTTTAGCTCTGATCCAGAAACATCTATGGGTCTAGTGCAGCATGAAGGTGGGCCCTGTGGCGTTTTAGCAGCCATTCAA GCATTTGTTCTCAAATACCTCCTTTTCTACCCAGCTGAATTAGTTAAAGTTGCACCAAACATGCATCAAAATACGGGTTCAAGGACACCGTCTAATAGTCAGTGTGTTGCATCGAATAATTTTGCCTCTCTTACTGAAGATGCAAAAGCAAG TGTACTTATTAGAAGTATGGGTGAGATATTGTTCTTATGTGGAAGCAATAAAAGGGCGGTGATTGCAACTTTGAGTGTTATTGGAGATGAAACTGAGAGGGCTGATGACAACCTGAATGATGAA GTAATAACAAAGTCACTTGAAAGTCTTTCAATCGAATCAGCTGCTGATTTACATAAAGTGCTAAGAGTTAGCACTTACACAACACAAGAAAGTGCGTTTATGGGGCTCCAAGCAGTGCTTCCTGTCTTCCAAAGTCGTATGGGGGCACTGCTGTTCCTTATTTCTGCTTTACTTTCTCGAGGACTG GACTTGGTACAATCTGACAGGGATGACCCCGGCCTACCTCTTGTCACTGCTCCATTTGGGCATGCTTCACAG GAAATTGTGAACTTATTGCTCTGTGGGCAGGCAGTCCCTAATGTTTTCGATGGAAAGATGGATTTAGGTGGTGGCATGTCTTTAAAAGGCATATCCAAAACTGTGGAAGTTGGATTCCTCACTCTGTTAGAATCCCTAAATTACTGTAAGGTTGGTCAGTATTTGAAAAGTCCAAAATGGCCAATCTGGGTGGTTGGGAGTGAGTCTCATTATACAGTCCTTTTTTCTCTTGATACCACTGTTCAAGATGAGAATGAACTGGAAGGAAGGGAATCACAGATTCGGAGAGCTTTTGATGCACAAGATcagagtggtggtggtggttttaTTAGTGTGGAAGGCTTTCATCAAGTCCTTAGGGAAACTAACGTAAAACTTCCAACTGAGAAGGTTGACCTCCTCTGCAACACAGGATTTATCGTATGGAGTGAGTTGTGGCAGGTCATTTTGGATTTGGACAAGAGCTTGGGAGGCCTGAAGGATTCAACTGGATTGATGGGTAAGAAGGTGTTTGATCTTTACCATTTTAATGGAATTGCAAAATCTGACCTGAATGGAAGCCAGACAACCTCTGGAGGCGAGATTCCAGTTCAAAGACCTAGGCTCACAAAATTGAGGGTGTCGGTACCTCCAAGGTGGACTCCTGAAGAATACATGACAGATGTGGTAGTGTCCTCTGCTTCTAGTGGTAATGAATCTGGAGGGAAAGTCACAGAAATTGCTAAGCCGGAGCCTGCTCAGCATGCACCTCTGGTGGACTGCATAAGAACACGCTGGCCCCGTGCTGTCTGCAATTGGGTAGGTGACCCGCCTAGCATAGTATGA
- the LOC126586757 gene encoding fructose-1,6-bisphosphatase, cytosolic-like has product MDHAADAHRTDLMTITRFVLNEQSKHPESRGDFTILLSHIVLGCKFVCSAVNKAGLAKLIGLAGETNVQGEEQKKLDVLSNEVFVKALVSSGRTSILVSEEDEEAIFVEPKLRGKYCVVFDPLDGSSNIDCGVSIGTIFGIYVVKDGEPSLKDVLQPGRKMVAAGYCMYGSFCTLVISTGTGVHGFTLDPSLGEFILTHPDIKIPKKGRIYSVNEGNAKNWDGPTAKYVQKCKYPEDGSSPKSLRYIGSMVADVHRTLLYGGIFLYPADKKSPNGKLRVLYEVFPMSFLLEQAGGQSFTGKERALDLVPTNIHERSPIFLGSYDDVEEIKALYAAEGKK; this is encoded by the exons ATGGATCACGCAGCCGATGCTCACCGGACGGACTTGATGACCATAACGAGGTTCGTGCTGAATGAGCAGTCCAAGCACCCTGAGTCCCGCGGTGACTTCACCATCTTGCTCAGTCATAttgttcttggctgcaagtTTGTCTGCTCTGCAGTCAACAAG GCTGGTCTGGCCAAACTTATCGGGCTTGCTGGAGAGACCAATGTTCAG GGTGAAGAGCAAAAGAAACTGGATGTTCTttcaaatgaagtttttgttaagGCTCTGGTTAGCAGTGGCAGAACT TCTATTCTTGTttcagaagaagatgaagaggcGATTTTCGTGGAGCCAAAATTGCGTGGAAA GTACTGTGTTGTGTTCGATCCACTGGACGGTTCGTCCAACATTGATTGTGGTGTTTCCATTGGAACG ATTTTTGGGATTTATGTGGTTAAAGATGGTGAACCTTCTCTTAAAGATGTCTTGCAACCTGGAAGGAAAATGGTTGCAGCAGGCTACTGCATGTACGGAAGCTTTTGCACG TTGGTGATAAGCACTGGAACTGGAGTTCATGGGTTCACCCTTGATCCTTCTCTCGGGGAGTTCATACTAACTCACCCAGACATCAAG ATTCCAAAGAAAGGAAGGATCTATTCAGTGAATGAAGGGAATGCCAAAAATTGGGATGGCCCGACGGCCAA GTATGTGCAAAAGTGCAAGTACCCGGAAGATGGTTCATCCCCGAAGTCTCTAAGATACATTGGAAG CATGGTTGCTGATGTTCATCGGACATTGCTTTATGGCGGTATCTTTTTGTACCCTGCTGATAAGAAGAGCCCAAACGGAAAACTGCG GGTTCTCTATGAAGTCTTCCCAATGTCGTTCTTGTTGGAGCAAGCAGGCGGTCAGTCCTTCACTGGCAAGGAACGG GCCCTTGACCTGGTTCCGACCAACATACACGAGCGCTCTCCGATCTTCCTCGGCAGCTACGACGACGTTGAGGAAATCAAGGCACTCTATGCAGCTGAAGGAAAGAAATGA
- the LOC126586758 gene encoding sm-like protein LSM3B has protein sequence MASEEESAVKEPLDLIRLSLDERIYVKLRSDRELRGKLHAYDQHLNMILGDVEEIVTSVEIDDETYEEIVRTTKRMVPFLFVRGDGVILVSPPLRTA, from the exons ATGGCGAGCGAGGAAGAGAGCGCCGTGAAGGAGCCGTTGGATCTGATAAGGCTCAGCCTCGACGAGCGCATCTACGTCAAGCTTCGCTCCGACCGCGAGCTCCGCGGTAAACTCCAT GCTTATGATCAGCACTTAAATATGATTCTTGGTGATGTTGAAGAAATTGTTACTTCTGTAGAAATTGACGATGAAACTTATGAAGAGATTGTTCGG ACTACAAAGCGGATGGTTCCTTTTCTCTTTGTCAGAGGAGACGGTGTCATCCTAGTGTCACCTCCTCTAAGGACAGCTTGA
- the LOC126586987 gene encoding probable cysteine protease RD21B — MFRATVELDFFGMDQHHREAASYSCKSQFQKFLHRPRSFRGIRTVMSKINPEVFKSVIASGNASPNIPNPRKSFSVPSSPKVEQVLFPCLPLYVPTAISDSSIASATSESLQIFKDNLRYIDEQNSKNLSYKLSLNRFADLSNEEYRNTYLGIKTRAQKKRLSNRNTKSDQYALRVGDLLPYSIDWREE; from the coding sequence ATGTTCAGAGCCACCGTTGAGCTTGACTTCTTCGGCATGGACCAGCACCACCGGGAGGCCGCCTCATACTCTTGTAAATCCCAATTCCAGAAATTCCTCCACCGACCTAGAAGCTTCCGAGGCATTCGTACCGTCATGTCCAAGATCAACCCCGAGGTCTTCAAGTCTGTCATCGCTTCTGGCAATGCCAGTCCCAACATTCCAAATCCGAGGAAATCATTTTCGGTGCCGTCGAGCCCCAAGGTGGAGCAAGTCCTGTTTCCCTGTTTGCCACTCTACGTTCCCACCGCCATTTCTGATTCCTCTATTGCGTCTGCAACTTCCGAAAGCCTCCAAATCTTTAAAGACAACCTCAGGTACATCGATGAACAGAATTCCAAGAACCTCAGCTACAAACTCAGTCTGAATCGATTCGCCGATCTGTCGAACGAGGAGTACCGGAACACTTACCTTGGCATCAAGACCCGCGCTCAGAAGAAGCGGTTGTCCAACAGGAACACCAAAAGCGACCAATACGCGCTGCGTGTCGGCGATTTGTTGCCTTACTCCATTGATTGGAGGGAGGAATAA